In the genome of bacterium, the window GGTCAAACTTTCCCTCTTTCTGGAATTGGGGAAGCGAGCGTATTGTATTTATTACTTCGCTCTGGCTTGCATAAATTCCGTACTTTTTTGCTTCTTGAAGAAGGAGCTGTTCCTGGACAAGGGAATTCAGGACTTCGGATTTGATTTCTCTTCTTTGGTCATCGCTGAGTTCTCCTTCGGGATTTTGGTCGTACCAGTTACGAATTCTCGTGTTGACTGAGTCCAAAAAGGAAGAGTAGGGAATTTTAGTTCCGTTAACCTGAACCACGCAATCAATTAAGCGCCGTGTGGAGAAATTCCAGAGAAATACACCGCCAATAAATGCAATAGCAATACACCATAAAAAGATCTTTAAGTTTTTTCTCACAAAGTTCATCATTTGCTCATCACCTAAAATTATTATATTAAAAATTCAGTGTATTGGTCAAGGAAATTGTCATGGGCACGCTGATAGAAGTGCTTCTTAAATTAGTATCCAAAGTTTTTGTTTTCGTATTTATTGGCTATCTTATAGGAAAGGTAAGGGCAAGGTTTGTCAAGCCATTAATTGCCGTGGTAATAGAGGGTTCCCTCTATGTGCTTATTCCTTTTTTCTTTTTACTTTCTATGTGGGAAAGTTCAGCCGATTTACTTATAGCAAGAAATGTTGCCCTAATCGCCGCAGCAGTTGTTATTACTTGCGGTTTTATGGCATATCTTTTTTCTACTCTCTCTGGTGTCGAGTTTCGACAGATTTGCCTTCCCATAATGTTTATGAACGCTATATATCTGCCAATTCCTATAAATACCCTCTTTTTTGGCAAGGAGGGGATGACCTATAGCGTGATTTACAGTCTGATAGCGGGGCTGCTCCACTTTACGCTG includes:
- a CDS encoding SurA N-terminal domain-containing protein gives rise to the protein MMNFVRKNLKIFLWCIAIAFIGGVFLWNFSTRRLIDCVVQVNGTKIPYSSFLDSVNTRIRNWYDQNPEGELSDDQRREIKSEVLNSLVQEQLLLQEAKKYGIYASQSEVINTIRSLPQFQKEGKFDPRLYFYILQNYFRTEPAVYETRIKRVIANQKMRDFIISSVKVTDQEVKDEHERRKLKDKEEDFKKDFLQEKKILFYRQWLLSLYQKAKIINNLDKIEGGS